One Capsicum annuum cultivar UCD-10X-F1 chromosome 2, UCD10Xv1.1, whole genome shotgun sequence genomic window carries:
- the LOC107859910 gene encoding transmembrane and coiled-coil domain-containing protein 4 isoform X3 produces the protein MSSSTLTPMQRYAAGALFGLALHQAQIHQTCPLGFPSDEDNNERISNSSSNDSVSDDPHLWVHQSSGLLRPVFKFLEIDEKAWSGLEETAGLSSPKHHVGAFLRSLSVSEEGADASSEAAEKELDLAKAIDAMASSMERASHDVSKKEKQREYEDKCREKLSLADTQSRSEVENTTNIENYQEKSKKSSSIEQAHLESVSGFDKKPVEEASTLEYSRKVTVLYQLFSACLSQSPEESKKYTRRRRGYDARHRVALHLLATWFDIKWIKVEAIETTIACSAMALKEEELKEQSRSPKSSWAKWKRRGIIGAAAVTGGTLLAVTGGLAAPAIAAGFGALVPTLGTLVPVIGASGFAAVAGAAGSVAGSVAVAASFGAAGAGLTGFKMARRTGDVDGFEFKALGENHNQGRLAVEVLISGLVFKEEDFVRPWEGQHDNSERYVLQWESKNLIAVSTAIQDWLTSRLAMELMKRGAMMTVLKTLLAALALPATLLAMTDFIDSKWAVAVDRSDKAGKLLAEVLQKGFQGHRPVTLVGFSLGARVIFKCLQILAESENNSGLVERVFLLGAPIAIKNMNWEAARKVVAGRFVNAYATNDWMLGIAFRAREQGKGADRTLELLNL, from the exons ATGTCGTCTTCGACATTGACGCCAATGCAGAGGTACGCAGCCGGAGCTTTGTTCGGGCTGGCTCTTCATCAGGCTCAAATTCATCAGACTTGTCCATTGGGCTTTCCCTCCGACGAAGACAACAACGAACGTATAAGCAATAGCAGCAGTAATGATTCCGTCTCCGACGACCCTCACCTATGGGTCCATCAATCTTCCGGCCTCCTCCGCCCAGTTTTCAA ATTTTTAGAGATTGATGAAAAAGCATGGAGTGGACTAGAGGAAACTGCTGGGCTTTCATCACCAAAGCATCACGTTGGAGCG TTTCTAAGGTCACTATCTGTTTCTGAAGAAGGTGCTGATGCTTCTTCAGAAGCAGCAGAGAAGGAACTTGATCTTGCAAAAGCCATCGATGCTATGGCATCAAGCATGGAGAGAGCTTCGCATGATGTGTCCAAGAAGGAGAAGCAGCGTGAATATGAGGATAAATGTCGGGAGAAATTATCCCTTGCTGATACGCAATCTAGGTCTGAAGTCGAAAATACtacaaatattgaaaattacCAAGAGAAAAGCAAGAAGTCATCTAGCATTGAGCAAGCCCATCTAGAGTCCGTTAGTGGATTTGATAAAAAGCCAGTGGAGGAGGCATCGACGCTTGAATACTCTAGGAAAGTTACTGTTCTCTATCAACTTTTCTCAGCTTGTCTTAGTCAATCACCTGAAGAGAGTAAAAAGTATACACGAAGAAGGAGGGGTTATGATGCACGACATCGTGTAGCTTTACATTTGCTAGCTACATGGTTTGATATCAAATGGATCAAAGTG GAAGCCATTGAAACCACGATTGCTTGTTCTGCAATGGCCCTGAAAGAAGAAGAACTAAAGGAACAAAGCCGATCTCCTAAAAGCTCATGGGCTAAGTGGAAACGTAGAGGTATAATAGGCGCAGCTGCAGTTACTGGAGGAACCTTGTTGGCAGTTACTGGTG GTTTGGCTGCTCCAGCAATAGCTGCAGGCTTTGGTGCTTTAGTCCCTACTTTGGGAACTCTTGTTCCTGTGATTGGAGCTAGTGGGTTTGCTGCTGTTGCTGGTGCTGCAGGAAGTGTTGCAGGTTCTGTTGCAGTTGCAGCTTCATTTGGAG CTGCTGGAGCTGGACTTACAGGATTTAAAATGGCCAGGAGAACGGGAGATGTTGATGGATTTGAGTTCAAGGCTTTAGGAGAAAACCATAACCAGGGG CGGCTGGCAGTTGAGGTTTTGATCTCAGGACTTGTTTTTAAGGAGGAAGATTTTGTTAGACCTTGGGAAGGACAACATGACAACTCTGagag ATATGTGCTACAGTGGGAATCGAAGAATCTTATTGCTGTAAGCACTGCAATTCAGGATTGGCTGACATCAA GACTTGCAATGGAGTTGATGAAGCGAGGTGCTATGATGACTGTTTTAAAAACTCTTTTGGCAGCATTGGCTTTGCCAGCAACATTGCTTGCAATGACAGATTTTATTGACAGCAAATGGGCAGTTGCTGTGGACAG ATCAGATAAGGCAGGAAAACTTCTGGCAGAAGTGTTACAGAAAGGATTCCAAGGACACAG GCCTGTAACACTTGTAGGGTTTTCACTTGGGGCAAGAGTTATCTTTAAATGTCTCCAGATTCTGGCTGAGAGTGAAAATAATT CTGGGCTTGTGGAAAGAGTTTTTCTTCTTGGGGCACCCATTGCAATTAAAAACATGAACTGGGAAGCAGCTAGAAAG GTTGTGGCTGGTCGATTTGTGAATGCTTACGCTACAAATGATTGGATGCTAGGAATTGCCTTCCGTGCCAG GGAGCAGGGTAAAGGGGCAGACCGCACTCTCGAGCTTCTAAATCTGTGA
- the LOC107859912 gene encoding uncharacterized protein LOC107859912 has translation MPEKNDTIGKGNSCCVDGNSKTVNPIKEAGAGARGTGSGEGVSSSATSSSSKNQGKSCKGCLYYSSTFKSNSRNPLCLGLSRSLPQVPRYIVGESEKEASKEGRSLTDFRYACVGYSVYLDQKSRSTDAQEAQTELPVCVGLEVLVDKRPSSADAAPGHAHAHARNREDGHGLPQPRSNKPANSGGDEFFTRFTRNANLVAMGVAKNVRKVGNRIKESVDDIFDRRPK, from the exons ATGCCGGAGAAGAATGATACGATCGGAAAAGGCAACAGTTGCTGCGTCGACGGCAACAGCAAAACCGTAAATCCAATCAAAGAGGCCGGTGCCGGTGCCCGAGGAACTGGCTCCGGCGAAGGCGTATCTTCATCGGCGACATCATCATCATCGAAGAATCAAGGAAAATCATGCAAAGGATGTCTGTATTACTCGTCTACTTTCAAATCCAATTCTCGCAATCCTCTCTGTCTCGGCCTTAGTCGTTCCCTTCCTCAAG TACCTCGATATATTGTTGGGGAATCTGAGAAGGAAGCTTCTAAGGAAGGCCGGAGCCTTACAGATTTTAGATATGCTTGTGTCGGTTATTCTGTTTACTTAGATCAGAAATCTCGATCAACGGATGCACAAGAGGCACAAACGGAATTGCCTGTCTGTGTTGGTCTTGAG GTTTTGGTGGATAAAAGACCCAGTTCAGCTGATGCAGCTCCTGGCCATGCTCATGCTCATGCCCGTAACAGAGAAG ATGGACATGGACTTCCACAGCCTCGATCAAATAAACCAGCTAACTCAGgcggtgatgagttctttaccaG GTTCACAAGGAATGCTAATTTGGTTGCAATGGGGGTTGCCAAGAACGTGCGGAAAGTGGGAAACCGTAtaaaagaaagtgttgatgacaTCTTTGATCGACGCCCAAAATAG
- the LOC107859910 gene encoding transmembrane and coiled-coil domain-containing protein 4 isoform X5, translated as MASSMERASHDVSKKEKQREYEDKCREKLSLADTQSRSEVENTTNIENYQEKSKKSSSIEQAHLESVSGFDKKPVEEASTLEYSRKVTVLYQLFSACLSQSPEESKKYTRRRRGYDARHRVALHLLATWFDIKWIKVEAIETTIACSAMALKEEELKEQSRSPKSSWAKWKRRGIIGAAAVTGGTLLAVTGGLAAPAIAAGFGALVPTLGTLVPVIGASGFAAVAGAAGSVAGSVAVAASFGAAGAGLTGFKMARRTGDVDGFEFKALGENHNQGRLAVEVLISGLVFKEEDFVRPWEGQHDNSERYVLQWESKNLIAVSTAIQDWLTSRLAMELMKRGAMMTVLKTLLAALALPATLLAMTDFIDSKWAVAVDRSDKAGKLLAEVLQKGFQGHRPVTLVGFSLGARVIFKCLQILAESENNSGLVERVFLLGAPIAIKNMNWEAARKVVAGRFVNAYATNDWMLGIAFRASLLARGLAGIQPVDVPGIENVDVTELIDGHSSYLWATQRILDLLELDAYYPVVLGRVALQRQTS; from the exons ATGGCATCAAGCATGGAGAGAGCTTCGCATGATGTGTCCAAGAAGGAGAAGCAGCGTGAATATGAGGATAAATGTCGGGAGAAATTATCCCTTGCTGATACGCAATCTAGGTCTGAAGTCGAAAATACtacaaatattgaaaattacCAAGAGAAAAGCAAGAAGTCATCTAGCATTGAGCAAGCCCATCTAGAGTCCGTTAGTGGATTTGATAAAAAGCCAGTGGAGGAGGCATCGACGCTTGAATACTCTAGGAAAGTTACTGTTCTCTATCAACTTTTCTCAGCTTGTCTTAGTCAATCACCTGAAGAGAGTAAAAAGTATACACGAAGAAGGAGGGGTTATGATGCACGACATCGTGTAGCTTTACATTTGCTAGCTACATGGTTTGATATCAAATGGATCAAAGTG GAAGCCATTGAAACCACGATTGCTTGTTCTGCAATGGCCCTGAAAGAAGAAGAACTAAAGGAACAAAGCCGATCTCCTAAAAGCTCATGGGCTAAGTGGAAACGTAGAGGTATAATAGGCGCAGCTGCAGTTACTGGAGGAACCTTGTTGGCAGTTACTGGTG GTTTGGCTGCTCCAGCAATAGCTGCAGGCTTTGGTGCTTTAGTCCCTACTTTGGGAACTCTTGTTCCTGTGATTGGAGCTAGTGGGTTTGCTGCTGTTGCTGGTGCTGCAGGAAGTGTTGCAGGTTCTGTTGCAGTTGCAGCTTCATTTGGAG CTGCTGGAGCTGGACTTACAGGATTTAAAATGGCCAGGAGAACGGGAGATGTTGATGGATTTGAGTTCAAGGCTTTAGGAGAAAACCATAACCAGGGG CGGCTGGCAGTTGAGGTTTTGATCTCAGGACTTGTTTTTAAGGAGGAAGATTTTGTTAGACCTTGGGAAGGACAACATGACAACTCTGagag ATATGTGCTACAGTGGGAATCGAAGAATCTTATTGCTGTAAGCACTGCAATTCAGGATTGGCTGACATCAA GACTTGCAATGGAGTTGATGAAGCGAGGTGCTATGATGACTGTTTTAAAAACTCTTTTGGCAGCATTGGCTTTGCCAGCAACATTGCTTGCAATGACAGATTTTATTGACAGCAAATGGGCAGTTGCTGTGGACAG ATCAGATAAGGCAGGAAAACTTCTGGCAGAAGTGTTACAGAAAGGATTCCAAGGACACAG GCCTGTAACACTTGTAGGGTTTTCACTTGGGGCAAGAGTTATCTTTAAATGTCTCCAGATTCTGGCTGAGAGTGAAAATAATT CTGGGCTTGTGGAAAGAGTTTTTCTTCTTGGGGCACCCATTGCAATTAAAAACATGAACTGGGAAGCAGCTAGAAAG GTTGTGGCTGGTCGATTTGTGAATGCTTACGCTACAAATGATTGGATGCTAGGAATTGCCTTCCGTGCCAG TCTCCTGGCTCGAGGCTTGGCTGGAATTCAACCAGTTGATGTTCCTGGCATTGAGAAT GTTGACGTAACTGAACTCATCGATGGGCATTCCTCCTATTTATGGGCTACCCAAAGGATTTTAGATCTACTTGAGCTTGATGCCTATTATCCTGTAGTCCTTGGTCGAGTCGCTTTGCAAAGACAGACTTCGTAA
- the LOC107859910 gene encoding transmembrane and coiled-coil domain-containing protein 4 isoform X4 — protein sequence MSSSTLTPMQRYAAGALFGLALHQAQIHQTCPLGFPSDEDNNERISNSSSNDSVSDDPHLWVHQSSGLLRPVFKFLEIDEKAWSGLEETAGLSSPKHHVGAFLRSLSVSEEGADASSEAAEKELDLAKAIDAMASSMERASHDVSKKEKQREYEDKCREKLSLADTQSRSEVENTTNIENYQEKSKKSSSIEQAHLESVSGFDKKPVEEASTLEYSRKVTVLYQLFSACLSQSPEESKKYTRRRRGYDARHRVALHLLATWFDIKWIKVEAIETTIACSAMALKEEELKEQSRSPKSSWAKWKRRGIIGAAAVTGGTLLAVTGGLAAPAIAAGFGALVPTLGTLVPVIGASGFAAVAGAAGSVAGSVAVAASFGAAGAGLTGFKMARRTGDVDGFEFKALGENHNQGRLAVEVLISGLVFKEEDFVRPWEGQHDNSERYVLQWESKNLIAVSTAIQDWLTSRLAMELMKRGAMMTVLKTLLAALALPATLLAMTDFIDSKWAVAVDRSDKAGKLLAEVLQKGFQGHRPVTLVGFSLGARVIFKCLQILAESENNSGLVERVFLLGAPIAIKNMNWEAARKVVAGRFVNAYATNDWMLGIAFRARTSCGWRENMFR from the exons ATGTCGTCTTCGACATTGACGCCAATGCAGAGGTACGCAGCCGGAGCTTTGTTCGGGCTGGCTCTTCATCAGGCTCAAATTCATCAGACTTGTCCATTGGGCTTTCCCTCCGACGAAGACAACAACGAACGTATAAGCAATAGCAGCAGTAATGATTCCGTCTCCGACGACCCTCACCTATGGGTCCATCAATCTTCCGGCCTCCTCCGCCCAGTTTTCAA ATTTTTAGAGATTGATGAAAAAGCATGGAGTGGACTAGAGGAAACTGCTGGGCTTTCATCACCAAAGCATCACGTTGGAGCG TTTCTAAGGTCACTATCTGTTTCTGAAGAAGGTGCTGATGCTTCTTCAGAAGCAGCAGAGAAGGAACTTGATCTTGCAAAAGCCATCGATGCTATGGCATCAAGCATGGAGAGAGCTTCGCATGATGTGTCCAAGAAGGAGAAGCAGCGTGAATATGAGGATAAATGTCGGGAGAAATTATCCCTTGCTGATACGCAATCTAGGTCTGAAGTCGAAAATACtacaaatattgaaaattacCAAGAGAAAAGCAAGAAGTCATCTAGCATTGAGCAAGCCCATCTAGAGTCCGTTAGTGGATTTGATAAAAAGCCAGTGGAGGAGGCATCGACGCTTGAATACTCTAGGAAAGTTACTGTTCTCTATCAACTTTTCTCAGCTTGTCTTAGTCAATCACCTGAAGAGAGTAAAAAGTATACACGAAGAAGGAGGGGTTATGATGCACGACATCGTGTAGCTTTACATTTGCTAGCTACATGGTTTGATATCAAATGGATCAAAGTG GAAGCCATTGAAACCACGATTGCTTGTTCTGCAATGGCCCTGAAAGAAGAAGAACTAAAGGAACAAAGCCGATCTCCTAAAAGCTCATGGGCTAAGTGGAAACGTAGAGGTATAATAGGCGCAGCTGCAGTTACTGGAGGAACCTTGTTGGCAGTTACTGGTG GTTTGGCTGCTCCAGCAATAGCTGCAGGCTTTGGTGCTTTAGTCCCTACTTTGGGAACTCTTGTTCCTGTGATTGGAGCTAGTGGGTTTGCTGCTGTTGCTGGTGCTGCAGGAAGTGTTGCAGGTTCTGTTGCAGTTGCAGCTTCATTTGGAG CTGCTGGAGCTGGACTTACAGGATTTAAAATGGCCAGGAGAACGGGAGATGTTGATGGATTTGAGTTCAAGGCTTTAGGAGAAAACCATAACCAGGGG CGGCTGGCAGTTGAGGTTTTGATCTCAGGACTTGTTTTTAAGGAGGAAGATTTTGTTAGACCTTGGGAAGGACAACATGACAACTCTGagag ATATGTGCTACAGTGGGAATCGAAGAATCTTATTGCTGTAAGCACTGCAATTCAGGATTGGCTGACATCAA GACTTGCAATGGAGTTGATGAAGCGAGGTGCTATGATGACTGTTTTAAAAACTCTTTTGGCAGCATTGGCTTTGCCAGCAACATTGCTTGCAATGACAGATTTTATTGACAGCAAATGGGCAGTTGCTGTGGACAG ATCAGATAAGGCAGGAAAACTTCTGGCAGAAGTGTTACAGAAAGGATTCCAAGGACACAG GCCTGTAACACTTGTAGGGTTTTCACTTGGGGCAAGAGTTATCTTTAAATGTCTCCAGATTCTGGCTGAGAGTGAAAATAATT CTGGGCTTGTGGAAAGAGTTTTTCTTCTTGGGGCACCCATTGCAATTAAAAACATGAACTGGGAAGCAGCTAGAAAG GTTGTGGCTGGTCGATTTGTGAATGCTTACGCTACAAATGATTGGATGCTAGGAATTGCCTTCCGTGCCAG GACAAGCTGTGGATGGAGGGAGAACATGTTCCGATAA
- the LOC107859910 gene encoding transmembrane and coiled-coil domain-containing protein 4 isoform X1 — protein sequence MSSSTLTPMQRYAAGALFGLALHQAQIHQTCPLGFPSDEDNNERISNSSSNDSVSDDPHLWVHQSSGLLRPVFKFLEIDEKAWSGLEETAGLSSPKHHVGAFLRSLSVSEEGADASSEAAEKELDLAKAIDAMASSMERASHDVSKKEKQREYEDKCREKLSLADTQSRSEVENTTNIENYQEKSKKSSSIEQAHLESVSGFDKKPVEEASTLEYSRKVTVLYQLFSACLSQSPEESKKYTRRRRGYDARHRVALHLLATWFDIKWIKVEAIETTIACSAMALKEEELKEQSRSPKSSWAKWKRRGIIGAAAVTGGTLLAVTGGLAAPAIAAGFGALVPTLGTLVPVIGASGFAAVAGAAGSVAGSVAVAASFGAAGAGLTGFKMARRTGDVDGFEFKALGENHNQGRLAVEVLISGLVFKEEDFVRPWEGQHDNSERYVLQWESKNLIAVSTAIQDWLTSRLAMELMKRGAMMTVLKTLLAALALPATLLAMTDFIDSKWAVAVDRSDKAGKLLAEVLQKGFQGHRPVTLVGFSLGARVIFKCLQILAESENNSGLVERVFLLGAPIAIKNMNWEAARKVVAGRFVNAYATNDWMLGIAFRASLLARGLAGIQPVDVPGIENVDVTELIDGHSSYLWATQRILDLLELDAYYPVVLGRVALQRQTS from the exons ATGTCGTCTTCGACATTGACGCCAATGCAGAGGTACGCAGCCGGAGCTTTGTTCGGGCTGGCTCTTCATCAGGCTCAAATTCATCAGACTTGTCCATTGGGCTTTCCCTCCGACGAAGACAACAACGAACGTATAAGCAATAGCAGCAGTAATGATTCCGTCTCCGACGACCCTCACCTATGGGTCCATCAATCTTCCGGCCTCCTCCGCCCAGTTTTCAA ATTTTTAGAGATTGATGAAAAAGCATGGAGTGGACTAGAGGAAACTGCTGGGCTTTCATCACCAAAGCATCACGTTGGAGCG TTTCTAAGGTCACTATCTGTTTCTGAAGAAGGTGCTGATGCTTCTTCAGAAGCAGCAGAGAAGGAACTTGATCTTGCAAAAGCCATCGATGCTATGGCATCAAGCATGGAGAGAGCTTCGCATGATGTGTCCAAGAAGGAGAAGCAGCGTGAATATGAGGATAAATGTCGGGAGAAATTATCCCTTGCTGATACGCAATCTAGGTCTGAAGTCGAAAATACtacaaatattgaaaattacCAAGAGAAAAGCAAGAAGTCATCTAGCATTGAGCAAGCCCATCTAGAGTCCGTTAGTGGATTTGATAAAAAGCCAGTGGAGGAGGCATCGACGCTTGAATACTCTAGGAAAGTTACTGTTCTCTATCAACTTTTCTCAGCTTGTCTTAGTCAATCACCTGAAGAGAGTAAAAAGTATACACGAAGAAGGAGGGGTTATGATGCACGACATCGTGTAGCTTTACATTTGCTAGCTACATGGTTTGATATCAAATGGATCAAAGTG GAAGCCATTGAAACCACGATTGCTTGTTCTGCAATGGCCCTGAAAGAAGAAGAACTAAAGGAACAAAGCCGATCTCCTAAAAGCTCATGGGCTAAGTGGAAACGTAGAGGTATAATAGGCGCAGCTGCAGTTACTGGAGGAACCTTGTTGGCAGTTACTGGTG GTTTGGCTGCTCCAGCAATAGCTGCAGGCTTTGGTGCTTTAGTCCCTACTTTGGGAACTCTTGTTCCTGTGATTGGAGCTAGTGGGTTTGCTGCTGTTGCTGGTGCTGCAGGAAGTGTTGCAGGTTCTGTTGCAGTTGCAGCTTCATTTGGAG CTGCTGGAGCTGGACTTACAGGATTTAAAATGGCCAGGAGAACGGGAGATGTTGATGGATTTGAGTTCAAGGCTTTAGGAGAAAACCATAACCAGGGG CGGCTGGCAGTTGAGGTTTTGATCTCAGGACTTGTTTTTAAGGAGGAAGATTTTGTTAGACCTTGGGAAGGACAACATGACAACTCTGagag ATATGTGCTACAGTGGGAATCGAAGAATCTTATTGCTGTAAGCACTGCAATTCAGGATTGGCTGACATCAA GACTTGCAATGGAGTTGATGAAGCGAGGTGCTATGATGACTGTTTTAAAAACTCTTTTGGCAGCATTGGCTTTGCCAGCAACATTGCTTGCAATGACAGATTTTATTGACAGCAAATGGGCAGTTGCTGTGGACAG ATCAGATAAGGCAGGAAAACTTCTGGCAGAAGTGTTACAGAAAGGATTCCAAGGACACAG GCCTGTAACACTTGTAGGGTTTTCACTTGGGGCAAGAGTTATCTTTAAATGTCTCCAGATTCTGGCTGAGAGTGAAAATAATT CTGGGCTTGTGGAAAGAGTTTTTCTTCTTGGGGCACCCATTGCAATTAAAAACATGAACTGGGAAGCAGCTAGAAAG GTTGTGGCTGGTCGATTTGTGAATGCTTACGCTACAAATGATTGGATGCTAGGAATTGCCTTCCGTGCCAG TCTCCTGGCTCGAGGCTTGGCTGGAATTCAACCAGTTGATGTTCCTGGCATTGAGAAT GTTGACGTAACTGAACTCATCGATGGGCATTCCTCCTATTTATGGGCTACCCAAAGGATTTTAGATCTACTTGAGCTTGATGCCTATTATCCTGTAGTCCTTGGTCGAGTCGCTTTGCAAAGACAGACTTCGTAA
- the LOC107859913 gene encoding protein FMP32, mitochondrial, giving the protein MAACKRVGYFGPKLGALAGRNRFDGRLLSNHPFNGKRLFLVDTLALVRKLEGQGVPTKQAEAITAAITEVLSDSLENVAQTFVSKADLQRLEMIQEAKLSKFKSEVQSCQENHFSLLQHEIEKLRSDIEKMRSELRYEIDKVSAGHRLDLNLERGRIRDELANQNQETANLTNKLDREIHTLRAQLEAAKYDVIKYCIGTLVSISAVGLAVVRLLK; this is encoded by the exons ATGGCCGCATGTAAACGGGTCGGATATTTCGGACCTAAACTCGGAGCTCTCGCCGGACGCAACCGATTCGACGGCCGACTCCTTTCGAATCATCCTTTCAACGGCAAGCGTTTGTTCCTCGTCGATACTCTAGCTCTA GTGAGAAAATTGGAAGGACAAGGGGTGCCTACGAAGCAAGCAGAGGCTATTACTGCAGCTATTACTGAAGTTTTGAGTGATAGCTTGGAAAATGTAGCTCAGACTTTTGTTTCTAAAGCAGATTTGCAGAGA CTTGAGATGATTCAAGAAGCCAAGTTGTCCAAATTTAAGTCCGAAGTTCAAAGTTGTCAG GAGAACCACTTTTCTCTACTGCAACATGAAATTGAAAAACTCAGAAGTGATATAGAAAAGATGCGCAGTGAATTGAG GTACGAAATTGACAAAGTCTCTGCTGGCCATAGGTTGGATCTCAATCTTGAAAGGGG GAGAATTCGGGATGAACTAGCAAATCAGAATCAAGAAACAGCTAATCTCACTAACAAACTTGATCGA GAAATTCATACACTAAGGGCTCAGTTGGAAGCTGCAAAATATGATGTTATAAAATATTGCATAGGTACCCTTGTCTCTATATCTGCTGTTGGTTTGGCCGTTGTCCGCCTTTTGAAATAA
- the LOC107859910 gene encoding transmembrane and coiled-coil domain-containing protein 4 isoform X2: MSSSTLTPMQRYAAGALFGLALHQAQIHQTCPLGFPSDEDNNERISNSSSNDSVSDDPHLWVHQSSGLLRPVFKFLEIDEKAWSGLEETAGLSSPKHHVGAFLRSLSVSEEGADASSEAAEKELDLAKAIDAMASSMERASHDVSKKEKQREYEDKCREKLSLADTQSRSEVENTTNIENYQEKSKKSSSIEQAHLESVSGFDKKPVEEASTLEYSRKVTVLYQLFSACLSQSPEESKKYTRRRRGYDARHRVALHLLATWFDIKWIKVEAIETTIACSAMALKEEELKEQSRSPKSSWAKWKRRGIIGAAAVTGGTLLAVTGGLAAPAIAAGFGALVPTLGTLVPVIGASGFAAVAGAAGSVAGSVAVAASFGAAGAGLTGFKMARRTGDVDGFEFKALGENHNQGRLAVEVLISGLVFKEEDFVRPWEGQHDNSERYVLQWESKNLIAVSTAIQDWLTSRLAMELMKRGAMMTVLKTLLAALALPATLLAMTDFIDSKWAVAVDRSDKAGKLLAEVLQKGFQGHRPVTLVGFSLGARVIFKCLQILAESENNSGLVERVFLLGAPIAIKNMNWEAARKVVAGRFVNAYATNDWMLGIAFRASREQGKGADRTLELLNL; the protein is encoded by the exons ATGTCGTCTTCGACATTGACGCCAATGCAGAGGTACGCAGCCGGAGCTTTGTTCGGGCTGGCTCTTCATCAGGCTCAAATTCATCAGACTTGTCCATTGGGCTTTCCCTCCGACGAAGACAACAACGAACGTATAAGCAATAGCAGCAGTAATGATTCCGTCTCCGACGACCCTCACCTATGGGTCCATCAATCTTCCGGCCTCCTCCGCCCAGTTTTCAA ATTTTTAGAGATTGATGAAAAAGCATGGAGTGGACTAGAGGAAACTGCTGGGCTTTCATCACCAAAGCATCACGTTGGAGCG TTTCTAAGGTCACTATCTGTTTCTGAAGAAGGTGCTGATGCTTCTTCAGAAGCAGCAGAGAAGGAACTTGATCTTGCAAAAGCCATCGATGCTATGGCATCAAGCATGGAGAGAGCTTCGCATGATGTGTCCAAGAAGGAGAAGCAGCGTGAATATGAGGATAAATGTCGGGAGAAATTATCCCTTGCTGATACGCAATCTAGGTCTGAAGTCGAAAATACtacaaatattgaaaattacCAAGAGAAAAGCAAGAAGTCATCTAGCATTGAGCAAGCCCATCTAGAGTCCGTTAGTGGATTTGATAAAAAGCCAGTGGAGGAGGCATCGACGCTTGAATACTCTAGGAAAGTTACTGTTCTCTATCAACTTTTCTCAGCTTGTCTTAGTCAATCACCTGAAGAGAGTAAAAAGTATACACGAAGAAGGAGGGGTTATGATGCACGACATCGTGTAGCTTTACATTTGCTAGCTACATGGTTTGATATCAAATGGATCAAAGTG GAAGCCATTGAAACCACGATTGCTTGTTCTGCAATGGCCCTGAAAGAAGAAGAACTAAAGGAACAAAGCCGATCTCCTAAAAGCTCATGGGCTAAGTGGAAACGTAGAGGTATAATAGGCGCAGCTGCAGTTACTGGAGGAACCTTGTTGGCAGTTACTGGTG GTTTGGCTGCTCCAGCAATAGCTGCAGGCTTTGGTGCTTTAGTCCCTACTTTGGGAACTCTTGTTCCTGTGATTGGAGCTAGTGGGTTTGCTGCTGTTGCTGGTGCTGCAGGAAGTGTTGCAGGTTCTGTTGCAGTTGCAGCTTCATTTGGAG CTGCTGGAGCTGGACTTACAGGATTTAAAATGGCCAGGAGAACGGGAGATGTTGATGGATTTGAGTTCAAGGCTTTAGGAGAAAACCATAACCAGGGG CGGCTGGCAGTTGAGGTTTTGATCTCAGGACTTGTTTTTAAGGAGGAAGATTTTGTTAGACCTTGGGAAGGACAACATGACAACTCTGagag ATATGTGCTACAGTGGGAATCGAAGAATCTTATTGCTGTAAGCACTGCAATTCAGGATTGGCTGACATCAA GACTTGCAATGGAGTTGATGAAGCGAGGTGCTATGATGACTGTTTTAAAAACTCTTTTGGCAGCATTGGCTTTGCCAGCAACATTGCTTGCAATGACAGATTTTATTGACAGCAAATGGGCAGTTGCTGTGGACAG ATCAGATAAGGCAGGAAAACTTCTGGCAGAAGTGTTACAGAAAGGATTCCAAGGACACAG GCCTGTAACACTTGTAGGGTTTTCACTTGGGGCAAGAGTTATCTTTAAATGTCTCCAGATTCTGGCTGAGAGTGAAAATAATT CTGGGCTTGTGGAAAGAGTTTTTCTTCTTGGGGCACCCATTGCAATTAAAAACATGAACTGGGAAGCAGCTAGAAAG GTTGTGGCTGGTCGATTTGTGAATGCTTACGCTACAAATGATTGGATGCTAGGAATTGCCTTCCGTGCCAG TAGGGAGCAGGGTAAAGGGGCAGACCGCACTCTCGAGCTTCTAAATCTGTGA